Within the Telopea speciosissima isolate NSW1024214 ecotype Mountain lineage chromosome 4, Tspe_v1, whole genome shotgun sequence genome, the region GGCTTTTTAATGGATATTGTCCACAGAAGATCTGAATCTGATTGCACTGTGATCTTTTCACTCTTTACGATGTTTGATGTGCTTATCAAACCACCAAACCTCATCTCTGTGTCATCTGGAAATAAATAACATTCAAATTTACCCATGCATTATGCTCCCATACCAGTAGATCTGGGTTAAAGTAAGAATCACACGAAAGTAATGAAATAAGAACACAAATGATAATAGGATTTACTTACTGAGATCCCATTGGAGTCCAGTTGTTGTGGTCTTTGCCGATGGCATCCCAATGGGAATGAGCCCACAGTGTGGACCCTCAACAGATGACAAGATATGAATCTCGTGCTGATGAGTCCTTGGGAGAAGGTGAATGAGACAATCATCAGATATCAGAATTATTCGAATATTTGAGAAACGGAAAAGCACATTGATGTTTCCAATCTCATGATCAAACCGGCCACCAAGAGCTCCTGTAGCAAGAATGCATAACTGCAAGTATGGATAACCAGTGAGAAAACAACATAAGCAAAGAAACTGTGACAGGTATAGGTAGAAAAAATTCACAAAACCACAGTGACCTGCTCCACCCAAAAATGGGACATGGTTGCGCCGGCACTCAGATTGCAGGTTCACAATCACTAGAGCAAGAGCAACCCAGGCCACAAACTCGAAATTTTTAGAATTTCTCTCCCTCTGTCtctctgccccccccccctctctctcttgctcacTGTGAGAATGTGAATGTGCCCAATCATGCCTCTTGTTTCTTGTGTCTCCAGAAGTTCTCGTCGGGCTTCACCTAATTTCCTCTTTACCTCATAGTTTTAAGAATCTTAGAGAGGGGTGGGGGTAAGATAACTaaactc harbors:
- the LOC122658940 gene encoding thiamine pyrophosphokinase 1 isoform X2, which encodes MPELFPQEDSLHVRNRYKPDVITGDMDSIRSDVMEFYSNMGTKILDESNDQDTTDLHKCVSFVQDSTPELDKSDLCILATGALGGRFDHEIGNINVLFRFSNIRIILISDDCLIHLLPRTHQHEIHILSSVEGPHCGLIPIGMPSAKTTTTGLQWDLNDTEMRFGGLISTSNIVKSEKITVQSDSDLLWTISIKKPM